A genome region from Triticum aestivum cultivar Chinese Spring chromosome 2B, IWGSC CS RefSeq v2.1, whole genome shotgun sequence includes the following:
- the LOC123044886 gene encoding AT-rich interactive domain-containing protein 6, translating to MPNGEPAPGDGQTEAADTVDSVKYSANPERAEADVEVEEQGEDDAMVDADADAVGSTKDSAVPEEGGAEEVGEEHKGDALVAATTVASLDDLGKVEAQGAEEEVEERLGDALVDVSVAHQVKSEAQGNEGAETEGEAQGNEVAETKVEAQGDEVAELKDDTQGNEAAEMDVDKAGNGDEHTEVRVDGDKGSLLKEESDNGGDNKKDANGEDELVSSLAGEGENQNLSDKVSNNSFMFDYTRGGDDSGTEEEQAEFIKELDRFYTMKLMEFKPPKFYGEGLNCLKLWRQVTGLGGYDQVTSCKLWRQVGESFKPPKTCTTVSWTFRNFYEKALLEYEKHKIETGEFHVAASTFTERIASDSQVGGSLASGSGRARRESATRAMQGWHSQRLLGNGEIADPVIKDKAAMPVLKKDKNPKSSGLAKRKRTPTLEDEKATPYKSEKLQNDSTVIDMGPPADWVKINVRRTKDCYEVYALVPGLLREEVHVQSDPAGRLIVTGEPEQLDNPWGVTPFKKVISLPSRIDPHQTSAVVTLHGQLFVRAPFEQSKS from the exons ATGCCCAACGGCGAGCCCGCCCCCGGCGATGGCCAGACCGAGGCCGCCGACACTGTCGATTCCGTGAAGTATTCGGCAAATCCCGAAAGAGCGGAGGCGGACGTGGAGGTGGAGGAACAGGGGGAGGACGACGCCATGGTGgatgccgacgccgacgccgtTGGTTCTACCAAGGATTCGGCGGTGCCTGAAGAAGGGGGTGCCGAGGAAGTGGGGGAGGAGCACAAGGGCGACGCCCTAGTGGCTGCCACCACCGTTGCGTCCCTTGACGATTTGGGGAAGGTCGAAGCCCAAGGTGCGGAGGAAGAGGTAGAGGAGCGTTTAGGCGATGCCCTGGTGGATGTTTCTGTGGCTCATCAGGTCAAGAGTGAGGCCCAGGGAAATGAGGGGGCGGAGACGGAGGGTGAGGCCCAGGGAAATGAGGTGGCGGAGACCAAGGTCGAGGCCCAGGGAGACGAGGTGGCTGAGTTAAAGGATGACACCCAGGGAAATGAAGCTGCCGAGATGGATGTTGATAAAGCAGGAAATGGAGATGAGCACACCGAGGTCAGGGTGGATGGTGACAAGGGCAGCTTGCTGAAAGAGGAAAGCGACAATGGTGGAGATAATAAGAAGGACGCCAATGGTGAGGATGAGCTAGTGTCGTCACTAGCTGGGGAGGGTGAAAACCAAAACTTGTCTGACAAGGTCTCAAATAACTCCTTCATGTTTGATTACACCCGTGGAGGCGATGACTCTGGGACGGAGGAGGAGCAGGCTGAGTTTATCAAGGAGCTCGACCGGTTCTACACGATGAAATTAATGGAATTCAAGCCCCCAAAATTTTATGGTGAAGGATTGAATTGCCTCAA gttGTGGAGACAAGTAACTGGATTGGGTGGCTATGATCAG GTGACATCATGCAAACTATGGCGTCAAGTGGGAGAATCATTCAAACCTCCGAA GACGTGCACGACTGTTTCATGGACCTTCCGCAACTTCTATGAGAAG GCACTCCTTGAATACGAGAAACACAAGATTGAAACTGGCGAGTTCCATGTGGCTGCATCTACTTTCACCGAGCGAATTGCTTCTGATAGTCAG GTGGGTGGAAGCCTTGCATCAGGATCTGGAAGAGCTAGAAGAGAATCTGCAACTCGCGCCATGCAAGGCTGGCATTCGCAGCGCTTGCTTGGCAATGGTGAAATTGCTGATCCAGTAATTAAG GATAAAGCGGCTATGCCTGTCTTGAAGAAGGACAAAAATCCAAAAAGCAGTG GTCTGGCCAAGAGGAAAAGGACACCAACCTTGGAAGATGAGAAGGCAACACCATACAAATCTGAGAAGCTACA AAATGACTCGACAGTTATTGACATGGGCCCTCCTGCTGATTGGGTGAAGATAAATGTTCGGAGAACT AAAGATTGCTATGAAGTCTATGCATTGGTTCCTGGCCTTCTTCGTGAAGAG GTACATGTTCAGTCAGATCCTGCTGGCCGCTTGATAGTTACGGGAGAGCCTGAGCAACTAGATAATCCTTGGGGTGTTACTCCATTCAAGAAG GTCATTAGTTTGCCCTCCCGCATCGATCCTCACCAAACCTCAGCAGTTGTCACTCTCCATGGGCAATTATTTGTTCGTGCACCGTTTGAGCAGTCAAAATCATGA